A stretch of the Porites lutea chromosome 12, jaPorLute2.1, whole genome shotgun sequence genome encodes the following:
- the LOC140953781 gene encoding uncharacterized protein, with protein MVKDAIRSLKSLWTQTVIEDANKAEDAFAKNAEKEEPCINQCCNQNPCAHGGTCTEICADADHKFNCTCAVGYYGRFCQKRRATSCKEQLWKNEGSKSGLYQLFDPTIKTMYEVFCDAISEEGFIWTLIESFSRRNKNEFEDKVFFKDYPKNQEAFTWGKFRLSLLRMTATANRSTHVRATCNFNTEELQYKDYFRAKLSDINVLRLRSEGCKTVEFISIRGYNCTGCTAFFFQKDGYHVHTDSYWAPVVKCQFTSASADAVKSPGGEDDFGCYQTVNPVHKCVSSDDSTTQWWFGVRY; from the exons ATGGTCAAGGACGCGATAAGAAG TTTAAAATCATTGTGGACGCAGACTGTCATAGAAGATGCGAACAAAGCAGAGGAC GCATTTGCAAAGAATGCTGAAAAAGAGGAACCATGCATTAACCAGTGCTGCAATCAGAACCCATGTGCTCACGGAGGCACCTGCACTGAAATATGTGCAGACGCCGATCACAAGTTCAACTGTACATGCGCAGTGGGATATTACGGCAGATTTTGTCAAAAACGAAGAGCAACATCTTGCAAAGAGCAACTATGGAAAAACGAAGGGAGCAAGTCTGGCTTGTATCAACTGTTTGACCCAACGATTAAGACCATGTACGAGGTCTTCTGTGATGCCATCTCTGAAGAAGGATTCATTTGGACGCTTATCGAATCTTTCAGCCGTCGCAATAAAAATGAATTTGAGGACAAAGTATTTTTCAAAGACTATCCGAAAAATCAAGAAGCTTTTACATGGGGCAAGTTTCGTCTATCTCTACTACGTATGACAGCCACAGCAAACCGGTCAACGCATGTGCGAGCAACGTGCAACTTTAACACTGAAGAACTTCAATATAAAGATTACTTTAGGGCCAAGTTGAGTGATATCAATGTCCTGCGCCTGAGGTCTGAAGGATGCAAAACGGTCGAATTCATCAGCATCAGAGGATATAACTGCACTGGCTGCACGGCTTTCTTCTTCCAAAAGGACGGTTACCATGTGCATACTGATTCGTATTGGGCTCCGGTGGTAAAGTGTCAGTTTACCAGCGCATCTGCAGATGCAGTTAAGTCCCCAGGAGGCGAAGATGACTTCGGATGCTATCAAACAGTCAATCCGGTTCACAAATGTGTATCGAGTGATGATTCGACCACTCAGTGGTGGTTTGGAGTGCGTTACTAG